The following are encoded together in the Gordonia insulae genome:
- a CDS encoding TetR/AcrR family transcriptional regulator, which produces MAEKTPKADRTRLAILDAARTVFTRKGFSGTTIGDITEQAHVTRANFYYYFANKTALFIELGTSTRHEAMAVVSAFRDEGGQPSREAVRSWVLRYFAYLDRSGAFVLRAEGDLPPDAGFRQSVARSQRRVVTALGQAVLDASATASEADPQAVGTAVMAMLERSWSVVDHQRLPSPDRERVVEAIVELVCRFLA; this is translated from the coding sequence GTGGCCGAGAAGACCCCCAAAGCTGATCGAACAAGACTTGCCATCCTCGATGCGGCGCGAACAGTTTTCACGCGAAAAGGCTTCTCCGGGACAACTATCGGTGACATCACCGAGCAGGCGCACGTCACGCGAGCGAATTTCTATTACTATTTCGCGAACAAGACCGCGCTGTTCATCGAACTCGGCACGTCCACCCGCCACGAGGCGATGGCTGTGGTGAGTGCATTTCGCGACGAGGGTGGTCAGCCATCACGCGAGGCAGTCCGGTCCTGGGTGCTTCGCTACTTCGCGTACCTCGATCGAAGCGGCGCTTTTGTCCTACGCGCGGAAGGGGATCTACCGCCGGACGCCGGGTTCAGACAATCGGTTGCACGTTCGCAACGCCGCGTCGTGACCGCATTGGGACAAGCGGTTCTCGATGCGTCGGCGACTGCATCGGAGGCGGACCCACAGGCGGTGGGCACCGCGGTGATGGCGATGCTGGAGCGCTCCTGGTCCGTCGTCGATCACCAGCGTCTGCCGTCACCGGATCGTGAGCGCGTTGTCGAGGCCATTGTGGAACTTGTGTGCCGGTTCCTCGCCTGA
- a CDS encoding PaaI family thioesterase: MSKAEQRVDDHDLETPDNIQVRFGISYDEDDPNAASAVMSMPMERYRNPITGAPTVGPLAILVDAAAGIVNHHRRGPHQWTVSSELSLELNLSAVEDLDGLVSASAHVLGSTGSTSLGICTLTHRGTVIGGGTVRSFFIDAGDTLSPRPQETLERTAATTIADLMAVSPRSADGGQVLVQKSDPCLNNDIGIVHGGVASAGLELAASAAINHGHMGELQTASLRVNFLRPFMAGENSRYEGTAIRVGRSTAVGDARAIGDDGKVALVARVTAYR, from the coding sequence ATGAGCAAGGCAGAACAGCGGGTCGACGACCACGATCTGGAGACACCCGACAACATTCAGGTCCGATTCGGGATCTCGTACGACGAGGACGACCCGAACGCGGCCAGTGCCGTGATGTCCATGCCGATGGAGCGGTACCGCAATCCGATCACCGGCGCGCCGACCGTGGGCCCGCTGGCCATACTCGTCGACGCTGCCGCGGGAATCGTGAACCATCATCGCCGTGGACCACATCAGTGGACGGTCTCCAGTGAACTGTCGCTCGAACTCAACCTCTCCGCAGTCGAGGATCTCGACGGCCTGGTGTCTGCGAGCGCGCACGTCCTGGGTTCGACGGGCTCCACCTCGCTGGGCATCTGCACTTTGACCCATCGCGGAACCGTGATCGGCGGGGGTACGGTGCGCTCTTTCTTCATCGACGCAGGTGACACCCTGTCTCCGCGGCCACAGGAAACCCTGGAGCGGACCGCCGCGACGACGATCGCCGACCTCATGGCGGTAAGCCCGCGATCAGCGGATGGCGGTCAAGTCCTGGTACAGAAGTCCGACCCCTGCCTGAACAATGACATCGGCATCGTGCACGGCGGTGTGGCGTCAGCCGGCCTCGAACTCGCTGCGTCTGCAGCGATCAACCACGGCCATATGGGTGAGCTGCAGACCGCCTCGCTGCGGGTGAACTTCCTCCGCCCCTTCATGGCAGGAGAGAATTCCCGATACGAGGGCACGGCGATCCGGGTGGGACGCAGCACCGCTGTGGGCGACGCGCGCGCAATCGGCGACGACGGAAAGGTCGCACTCGTCGCTCGAGTCACCGCATATCGCTGA
- a CDS encoding acyl-CoA dehydrogenase family protein has translation MPVTTQAERRELRSAVRDFLESVYPPLSSETRVGAGDKLDDATWARVSGEIGLPGLVVPASEGGQDLGVTEAAVVLEETARVLFAQPFLSSSVLATIAIKESGEGAAFLSRLASGSLIATLCLDDDPDMPVTATRVDTCWQLNGAKELVLDATLAGSFVVSVALDGETALLLVDADQVTIEPYEGIDLTRTIARVRFDAAPAIRLGGDQTELVARLGHLGAVAASAELTGLADRAMTMAVEYAQTRVQFGRPIGSFQAVKHLCADMLTIVESSRAATAAAAASADDRPDELAVTAAIAKAWTSEQCPLATELLIQILGGTGYTWEHPAHLLLRRARTLAVTFGDAADHRERLAELLAAR, from the coding sequence ATGCCCGTGACAACGCAGGCCGAACGGCGCGAGCTGCGCTCGGCAGTACGCGATTTCCTCGAATCCGTGTACCCGCCGCTCTCGTCCGAGACTCGTGTGGGTGCCGGCGACAAGCTCGACGACGCGACGTGGGCGCGGGTGTCGGGCGAGATCGGTCTACCCGGGCTGGTCGTACCCGCGTCGGAGGGCGGACAAGACCTCGGCGTGACCGAGGCCGCCGTCGTTCTCGAGGAGACCGCACGGGTCTTGTTCGCCCAGCCGTTCCTGAGTAGCTCCGTGCTGGCGACCATCGCGATCAAGGAATCAGGTGAGGGCGCAGCGTTCTTGTCCCGGCTGGCGTCGGGTTCGCTGATCGCGACGCTGTGTCTCGACGATGACCCGGACATGCCGGTGACGGCCACGCGCGTCGATACCTGTTGGCAGCTCAACGGCGCCAAGGAGCTTGTGCTCGATGCGACGCTGGCGGGGTCGTTTGTGGTGAGCGTCGCGCTGGACGGGGAGACCGCACTTCTCCTGGTGGACGCCGACCAGGTCACGATCGAGCCGTATGAGGGAATCGACCTGACCCGCACCATCGCTCGCGTGCGGTTCGACGCCGCCCCGGCGATCCGGCTTGGTGGAGACCAGACCGAGTTGGTGGCGCGTCTGGGACACCTCGGGGCGGTGGCCGCTTCGGCTGAACTGACCGGGTTGGCTGATCGAGCCATGACCATGGCAGTCGAGTACGCGCAAACCCGAGTGCAGTTCGGGAGGCCGATCGGTTCTTTCCAGGCCGTCAAGCACCTGTGCGCGGACATGCTCACCATTGTCGAGAGCTCACGGGCCGCGACCGCAGCCGCAGCAGCGTCCGCCGACGACAGGCCGGACGAGCTCGCCGTCACCGCCGCGATCGCCAAGGCATGGACGTCTGAACAGTGCCCTCTGGCAACCGAACTGCTGATCCAGATCCTCGGAGGCACCGGCTACACGTGGGAGCATCCCGCACATCTGCTCCTCCGGCGGGCGCGCACCCTGGCCGTGACCTTCGGTGACGCTGCGGACCATCGGGAACGTCTGGCCGAGTTGCTCGCTGCCCGCTGA
- a CDS encoding cysteine hydrolase, with product MTNGDDSSAATAVLCVECQNGVLGPDAVLPALGADSTILVDTLARLLCTARSSGIQVIHATHEGNVGARIPGTARLWRSLGPATAHWEHGTPETQVVSALFDTVDLVVPRHHGLFPTLDTELIPVLRGHGIATVVLVGVSLNVALPFTAGHLSQSGFRVVVPRDAVAGTPPEYAEMALRHSIAMVADLTTTDKLITRWSSR from the coding sequence ATGACAAATGGCGATGATTCATCGGCCGCGACGGCCGTACTGTGTGTGGAGTGCCAGAACGGCGTGCTCGGACCCGACGCCGTGTTACCGGCACTCGGCGCCGACTCGACGATCTTGGTCGACACGCTCGCGCGTCTGCTCTGCACTGCGCGATCCAGTGGCATCCAGGTGATCCACGCGACGCACGAAGGCAACGTCGGCGCTCGAATACCCGGGACCGCACGCCTGTGGCGATCCCTGGGTCCCGCCACTGCCCACTGGGAGCATGGGACCCCCGAAACGCAGGTGGTGTCGGCGTTGTTCGACACGGTCGATCTCGTGGTCCCGCGCCATCACGGACTCTTTCCGACACTGGACACCGAACTGATCCCGGTGCTGCGTGGACACGGGATCGCGACGGTGGTTCTCGTCGGCGTATCCCTCAACGTCGCACTACCTTTCACTGCTGGGCACCTGTCGCAGTCAGGGTTCCGGGTGGTGGTGCCACGCGACGCGGTCGCCGGCACGCCACCTGAATACGCCGAGATGGCGCTGCGGCATTCGATCGCGATGGTTGCCGATCTGACCACAACCGACAAGCTGATCACCCGCTGGTCGTCTCGCTGA
- a CDS encoding SDR family oxidoreductase gives MVAAFEEASAIVSGGAGGLGEAAVRRLHAEGMAVVIADLAEEKGEQLAKELGERAAFVKTDVTSEASVLSAVEKANELGQLRYGVVAHGGFGVAQRMVQRDGSPADLSGFTKTIDLYLTGTYNVARLVAASVATAPELASGGRGALVLTASIAGYEGQIGQTSYAAAKAGVIGLTLAAARDLSSVGIRVNTIAPGTMKTPIMESVGEEAIAKFSANVPYPKRLGTPEEFADAATFLLTNGYVNGEVLRLDGAQRFQPK, from the coding sequence ATGGTCGCGGCATTCGAGGAAGCATCGGCAATAGTCAGCGGCGGCGCGGGAGGACTCGGCGAAGCCGCGGTGCGCCGACTCCACGCTGAGGGGATGGCCGTGGTCATCGCCGACCTCGCCGAGGAGAAGGGCGAGCAGCTCGCGAAGGAACTCGGGGAGCGAGCAGCGTTCGTCAAGACCGACGTCACCAGCGAAGCGAGCGTTCTCAGCGCCGTCGAGAAGGCGAACGAACTCGGGCAGCTGCGCTACGGCGTCGTCGCACACGGCGGTTTCGGGGTGGCCCAACGAATGGTGCAGCGCGACGGCTCACCCGCTGACCTCAGTGGGTTCACCAAGACGATCGATCTTTACCTCACCGGCACATACAATGTGGCCCGATTGGTGGCCGCGTCTGTCGCCACAGCACCCGAGCTTGCTTCCGGCGGGCGCGGAGCCCTGGTACTCACGGCGTCGATCGCAGGGTACGAAGGGCAGATCGGTCAGACGTCCTATGCGGCCGCGAAGGCGGGCGTGATCGGCCTGACCCTCGCCGCCGCGCGAGATCTGAGTTCGGTCGGGATCCGGGTCAACACCATTGCGCCCGGCACGATGAAGACTCCCATCATGGAGTCCGTCGGAGAAGAGGCCATTGCGAAGTTCTCCGCCAATGTGCCTTACCCGAAGCGGCTCGGCACACCCGAGGAGTTCGCCGATGCCGCGACGTTCCTCTTGACCAACGGGTACGTCAATGGCGAGGTACTGCGGCTCGACGGCGCTCAGAGGTTCCAACCCAAGTAG
- a CDS encoding AMP-binding protein, whose translation MTLDVCLADLVSDNARRFGDQPAYLADGQVRTHRELYERANRLTAALEARGLCRQDRVAVFGRNSIQFGEVLAMGQLSGIVVATVNFRLAPAEVVAILADAAPRVLFVDADCYASVAELLPTLGCIEVIVALDPLAGTTPDDCEDYEDFLASADGRSRTLCARPDDIACLIYTSGTTGKPKGCMLGQRGLHRVAFTTNNEMRTGSSDRVLLVMPMFHIGAMAIGLALHARGGCCVLRRQFEPADALHVIASDDITALHLAPTMLQALLEEADSRTDHRLTGVRVVVYSAAPITSSTLAAAMTAMPDAGFTNMYGQTEVITSGLPFEFHTRDNGERSVRRLSSVGIPFPGNRVRIVDDDGEDLPTGTAGEIIVRSETMFLGYWNNSITTAETIRDGWCHTGDIGIVDHDGLLHLVDRKKDVIISGGENIYSLEVEDAISAHPDVAECAVVGVQDKRWGEAVTAVVVLRSNARLTLEGLREYLAPTLARYKLPRSLRSVGELPKLPTGKLDKKALRATLT comes from the coding sequence ATGACTCTCGACGTCTGTCTGGCAGACCTCGTCTCGGACAACGCCAGACGGTTCGGCGACCAACCCGCGTACCTGGCCGACGGTCAGGTAAGGACGCACCGAGAACTCTATGAACGCGCCAACCGATTGACTGCGGCACTCGAGGCGCGGGGCCTCTGCCGCCAGGACCGGGTCGCCGTGTTCGGCCGCAATTCGATCCAGTTCGGCGAGGTCCTGGCCATGGGGCAGCTCAGCGGCATAGTGGTGGCCACGGTCAACTTCCGGCTTGCACCCGCCGAGGTCGTCGCTATCCTCGCGGACGCAGCGCCACGCGTGTTGTTCGTCGACGCGGACTGCTATGCATCGGTGGCGGAGTTGCTGCCAACCCTCGGCTGCATCGAGGTCATCGTCGCGCTCGATCCGCTGGCGGGTACGACACCTGACGACTGCGAGGACTACGAGGACTTCCTGGCGTCCGCCGACGGCCGTTCGCGAACCCTTTGTGCGCGACCCGACGACATCGCCTGCCTGATCTACACGAGCGGCACGACAGGAAAACCCAAGGGCTGCATGCTTGGACAGCGCGGGTTGCATCGTGTTGCGTTCACGACGAACAACGAGATGAGGACGGGCTCGTCCGATCGCGTGCTGTTGGTGATGCCGATGTTCCACATCGGCGCCATGGCGATCGGGCTCGCCCTCCACGCGCGCGGCGGCTGCTGTGTGCTGCGCAGACAGTTCGAACCCGCTGACGCACTCCACGTCATCGCATCCGATGACATCACCGCCCTGCATCTCGCGCCGACGATGCTCCAGGCACTTCTGGAGGAAGCCGACAGCAGGACCGATCACCGCCTGACCGGGGTGCGCGTCGTGGTCTACTCCGCCGCGCCGATCACGAGTTCGACACTCGCCGCGGCCATGACGGCGATGCCTGACGCCGGTTTCACCAACATGTACGGCCAGACAGAGGTCATCACATCGGGACTACCGTTCGAGTTCCACACCAGGGACAACGGCGAACGGTCGGTCCGCCGACTGTCGTCGGTCGGCATACCCTTCCCGGGCAACAGGGTACGCATCGTCGACGACGACGGAGAAGACTTGCCGACCGGGACCGCCGGCGAGATCATCGTCCGCAGCGAGACCATGTTCCTCGGATACTGGAACAACTCGATCACCACCGCGGAGACGATCCGAGACGGCTGGTGTCATACGGGCGACATCGGGATCGTCGACCACGACGGTCTGCTGCACCTCGTCGACCGAAAGAAGGACGTCATCATCTCCGGCGGAGAAAACATCTACTCACTCGAGGTCGAGGATGCGATCAGCGCACATCCGGATGTGGCCGAGTGCGCCGTCGTCGGAGTTCAGGACAAGCGGTGGGGCGAAGCGGTTACGGCCGTGGTGGTCCTGCGATCGAACGCTCGGCTCACCCTCGAAGGACTGAGAGAATACCTTGCGCCGACCCTGGCCCGCTACAAATTGCCCAGGTCTCTCCGCTCCGTCGGTGAACTGCCCAAGCTTCCCACCGGAAAGCTGGACAAGAAGGCGCTGCGCGCGACTCTGACGTGA
- a CDS encoding acyl-CoA dehydrogenase family protein gives MSVAEEFGAFLASEVPGFRERWDDISEWAARVDWQRTLNTGRWAAPAWPEEHGGRGLEPHEVVVVEEMLAAEGFPIIAGVLGINNVGPTLIAWGNEEQQSHLPAILSGDEMWCQGFSEPNAGSDLASLRTKAVRDGAHFVVNGQKIWTSNGTHATHMELLVRTDPQAAKHKGISALTVDLSTPGIDIRPIRQINGEEGFAEVFFTDVLVPVENLLGPENQGWRVTMTTLGHERSAIAALARRQHGDVVALVHDRLATTTAPSLRDELVRRYIETFVAANMGEQMLARVAEGEQPGAEQTVIKLLWSETGQRVDETRLALAGVNGVLGRDPDPVKQYLTGRALTIAGGTTQVLKNIMAERVLGLPKE, from the coding sequence ATGTCGGTTGCAGAAGAGTTCGGCGCATTCCTCGCGTCGGAGGTGCCAGGTTTCCGGGAGCGATGGGACGACATCTCGGAATGGGCTGCCCGTGTCGACTGGCAGCGCACGCTGAACACCGGTCGATGGGCGGCGCCCGCCTGGCCTGAGGAACACGGTGGCCGGGGACTCGAGCCGCATGAGGTGGTGGTGGTCGAGGAGATGCTCGCCGCGGAGGGGTTCCCGATCATCGCCGGTGTCCTCGGCATCAACAATGTCGGCCCGACGCTCATCGCATGGGGCAACGAGGAGCAACAGAGCCACCTGCCGGCGATCCTCAGCGGAGATGAGATGTGGTGTCAGGGGTTCAGCGAGCCGAACGCCGGTTCGGATCTCGCATCGCTGCGCACCAAGGCTGTGCGCGACGGCGCTCATTTCGTGGTGAACGGTCAGAAGATCTGGACCTCGAACGGCACCCATGCCACGCATATGGAGTTGCTCGTGCGGACCGATCCGCAGGCGGCCAAGCACAAGGGCATCTCGGCGTTGACGGTTGACCTGTCGACACCCGGGATAGACATCCGCCCGATCAGACAGATCAACGGCGAGGAGGGGTTCGCCGAGGTGTTCTTCACCGATGTTCTTGTGCCGGTGGAGAACCTGCTCGGCCCGGAGAATCAAGGGTGGCGTGTCACCATGACCACGCTGGGCCACGAGCGCTCGGCGATCGCCGCTCTCGCCCGTCGACAACACGGCGACGTTGTCGCGCTTGTGCACGATCGCCTGGCAACGACAACTGCTCCGTCGTTGCGCGACGAACTCGTGCGGCGCTACATCGAGACTTTCGTCGCGGCCAACATGGGCGAACAGATGCTGGCCCGGGTGGCTGAGGGGGAACAACCGGGAGCCGAACAAACAGTGATCAAGCTGCTGTGGAGTGAGACCGGTCAACGGGTGGACGAGACCCGTCTGGCGCTGGCGGGGGTCAACGGGGTTCTCGGTCGCGACCCTGATCCCGTGAAGCAGTATCTGACCGGGCGCGCGTTGACCATTGCCGGTGGCACCACGCAGGTCCTCAAGAACATCATGGCCGAGCGCGTGCTCGGTTTGCCGAAGGAGTGA
- a CDS encoding CoA transferase, with protein MPHASHTTNAPPLSGVRVLEDSHTPQARLAGLLLADLGADVVRVVIHDDSASPCTCCGGNPVHHRGKRRVNVSATEIPGLAESADIYLTDRPPGDLHDHGCSAAAIADRAPGCTHVWMPTYGTTGRWVDQLPPDNFLLAALGGVATHGPSADGSPVATTIDLIAPVHAALGATAAVSALVGRARGRHGGAAVVTGLHAVSVLMLTMMVDGLDSEVFNPGSARGPVPSWRGYQCADGEWLFLAALTSPLFIRALDALDRLDILTLPGVDGDPDSIRISPAAATAAGSALEHHFATASRDQWLQTLHEAGVPCAPTGTRQEWRESELVTELGSFTTAEHPVVGRIEMPTIPLTMDGNTWIAGGFDDEAALATLGWDKRGARSAEHRDDLPLDGLRVVDLASYLAGPTATAVLAEMGADVVKVEQETGDPYRAFSIAYLALNQRKRCMSLDLHQSDDHDHFIELLRKSDVLLDNLRPASGAALGLEPQDVARANATITHCSVTAFGTTQAGARLPGFDPIIQSMSGLALAQGGDGPPVVSNISVHDTATGVLSALAITAALYARFSRTGRGSRIESSLAQTTGFAQFDEFTSYAGSPNAVVGGANFVGPFFARSLQRCADGWVAFAAADRRSDAPLAHALGIATPSDAVTADISDRTVDDAIRCATDAGVAACPVLDREREMFDEFLSANDFTQIIDHHIHGRMAVVAGFVRWDSGTPRLAASTEPGTHTAEVLAELGIVERLQT; from the coding sequence ATGCCACACGCCTCACACACGACCAACGCTCCCCCGCTGTCAGGTGTGCGCGTACTCGAGGATTCGCACACCCCGCAGGCGCGTCTCGCAGGCCTCCTGCTCGCGGACCTGGGGGCCGATGTCGTACGGGTGGTGATTCACGACGATTCGGCGAGCCCGTGCACCTGTTGCGGTGGGAATCCGGTCCACCACCGCGGAAAGCGCCGGGTGAACGTATCCGCCACTGAGATACCGGGTCTGGCGGAGAGCGCGGACATTTATCTCACTGATCGGCCGCCTGGCGATCTGCACGACCATGGGTGCTCTGCGGCCGCGATCGCCGATCGGGCCCCGGGATGCACCCACGTGTGGATGCCCACCTACGGTACGACGGGCCGTTGGGTCGATCAGTTGCCGCCCGACAACTTCTTGCTGGCCGCGCTCGGCGGTGTGGCGACGCATGGACCGTCGGCCGACGGCAGTCCGGTGGCCACCACAATTGATCTGATCGCTCCCGTGCACGCCGCACTCGGTGCCACCGCCGCAGTCAGCGCGCTGGTCGGGCGGGCTCGCGGACGACACGGGGGCGCGGCTGTGGTGACCGGTCTGCACGCCGTATCCGTCTTGATGCTCACCATGATGGTCGATGGACTCGACAGCGAGGTGTTCAATCCCGGCAGTGCGCGCGGCCCGGTACCGAGTTGGCGCGGATACCAATGCGCCGACGGAGAATGGCTCTTCCTCGCCGCACTGACGTCACCCTTGTTCATCCGCGCCCTCGACGCGTTGGATCGCCTCGACATCCTCACTCTGCCGGGAGTGGATGGAGATCCGGATTCGATCCGGATCTCGCCCGCCGCCGCCACCGCTGCCGGCTCCGCCCTCGAACACCATTTCGCCACCGCCAGCCGCGATCAGTGGCTGCAGACTCTGCACGAGGCCGGCGTCCCGTGCGCACCGACGGGCACCCGACAGGAGTGGCGAGAGAGTGAGTTGGTCACCGAACTCGGATCGTTCACCACCGCCGAGCATCCGGTTGTCGGCCGGATCGAGATGCCTACCATCCCACTCACCATGGACGGGAATACCTGGATTGCAGGCGGTTTCGACGACGAGGCCGCCCTGGCAACGCTCGGCTGGGACAAGCGGGGGGCTCGCAGCGCTGAACACCGGGACGACCTGCCTCTCGACGGTCTGCGAGTCGTGGACCTGGCGTCGTACCTGGCCGGCCCGACGGCTACGGCCGTTCTCGCCGAGATGGGCGCCGACGTGGTCAAAGTGGAGCAGGAAACCGGAGATCCCTATCGCGCCTTTTCGATCGCTTACCTCGCCTTGAATCAGCGCAAGAGGTGCATGTCACTCGACCTGCACCAGTCCGACGACCACGACCACTTCATCGAGCTGCTCCGAAAGTCCGACGTCCTCCTCGACAACCTACGCCCCGCTTCGGGTGCCGCACTGGGACTCGAGCCACAGGACGTCGCGCGGGCCAACGCGACCATCACACATTGTTCGGTGACCGCATTCGGCACGACCCAGGCCGGCGCGCGTCTACCGGGGTTCGATCCGATAATCCAGTCGATGAGCGGGCTGGCGCTGGCGCAGGGTGGCGACGGGCCACCGGTCGTCAGCAACATCTCGGTGCACGACACCGCAACAGGCGTATTGAGCGCATTGGCGATCACCGCGGCCCTATACGCCCGGTTCAGCCGTACCGGACGCGGGTCGCGGATCGAGTCGTCACTCGCGCAGACAACAGGTTTCGCGCAGTTCGACGAGTTCACCAGTTATGCCGGCAGCCCCAACGCCGTGGTGGGCGGCGCGAACTTCGTCGGACCGTTCTTCGCTCGCAGTCTGCAGCGCTGCGCCGACGGCTGGGTGGCGTTCGCAGCGGCGGATCGCCGCAGCGATGCGCCCCTTGCCCATGCCCTCGGCATCGCCACGCCTTCCGACGCAGTGACTGCAGACATCTCCGACCGCACGGTGGACGACGCGATCCGCTGCGCCACCGACGCCGGCGTCGCCGCCTGCCCGGTGCTCGATCGCGAACGCGAGATGTTCGATGAGTTCCTGAGTGCCAACGATTTCACCCAGATCATCGACCACCACATCCACGGCCGGATGGCGGTGGTAGCCGGGTTCGTCAGGTGGGACTCCGGTACCCCGCGGCTCGCTGCATCGACCGAGCCCGGTACGCACACCGCGGAGGTTCTCGCGGAATTGGGGATCGTCGAACGCCTGCAGACATGA
- a CDS encoding CaiB/BaiF CoA transferase family protein translates to MTGVMDGVKVVELAGWTFVPTAGAVLADWGADVIKVEDPVTGDPQRGLSVGAVGAKGANGVSFIIEQPNRGKRSLGLDVTTERGRELLLELVAKSDVFLTSMLAERLEKLRLTVEDLRAANPQIIIARGTGFGVKGAEANKPGFDGTAYLSRGGVAHMIKEPDAPWPPMQRPAFGDIMGGFMIASGIAGALFKRERTGETSIVDVSLLGAAAWHISPDLVATGLLGEENLPRFTTDDMPNPIVNYYKTSDGRFVQLMMLQADRFWPEVCELIERPELIADERFADAGARFQNRVECVNELRKAFEARPLAEWRERMDKLKGAWAVVQTPGEVLEDPQVIANGYIRPVTTADGSATYGLVANPVQYDETPPDLTRAPSAGEHTDAILQEELGLDWDAVIALKVDSIVT, encoded by the coding sequence GTGACCGGAGTAATGGACGGCGTCAAGGTCGTCGAATTGGCGGGCTGGACATTTGTGCCGACAGCGGGCGCGGTGCTCGCCGATTGGGGCGCCGACGTCATCAAGGTGGAAGATCCGGTGACCGGCGATCCGCAACGCGGACTGTCGGTCGGTGCGGTGGGCGCGAAGGGCGCCAATGGTGTCAGTTTCATCATCGAGCAGCCCAACCGCGGAAAGCGCAGTCTCGGACTGGATGTGACGACCGAACGGGGGCGCGAGTTGTTACTCGAGCTCGTCGCGAAATCGGATGTCTTCCTGACCAGCATGTTGGCGGAACGATTGGAGAAGCTGCGCCTCACCGTCGAGGACCTCCGCGCCGCGAATCCGCAGATCATCATCGCGCGCGGCACCGGTTTCGGCGTGAAGGGTGCCGAGGCCAACAAGCCGGGCTTCGATGGCACGGCATACCTGTCACGAGGCGGAGTCGCCCACATGATCAAGGAACCCGACGCACCGTGGCCCCCCATGCAACGCCCCGCCTTCGGCGACATCATGGGCGGGTTCATGATCGCCTCTGGTATTGCAGGCGCCTTGTTCAAACGTGAACGGACCGGCGAGACGTCGATCGTCGACGTCTCACTTCTCGGTGCGGCGGCCTGGCACATCTCCCCGGATCTGGTGGCCACCGGCCTCCTGGGCGAGGAGAACCTGCCACGCTTCACCACCGACGACATGCCGAACCCGATCGTCAACTACTACAAGACTTCCGACGGACGCTTCGTCCAGCTGATGATGCTGCAGGCCGACCGGTTCTGGCCGGAGGTGTGCGAGCTCATCGAACGCCCCGAACTGATTGCCGACGAGCGCTTTGCCGATGCGGGTGCCCGATTCCAGAACCGCGTCGAGTGTGTGAACGAACTGCGCAAGGCCTTCGAGGCCCGACCGCTGGCGGAGTGGCGCGAGCGGATGGACAAGCTCAAGGGCGCATGGGCCGTCGTACAGACGCCCGGTGAGGTCCTCGAGGATCCACAGGTGATCGCCAACGGCTACATCCGCCCGGTCACCACTGCCGATGGCTCGGCCACCTATGGTCTGGTCGCGAACCCCGTCCAGTACGACGAGACGCCTCCCGATCTCACCCGTGCGCCGTCGGCCGGCGAACACACCGACGCCATTCTGCAGGAGGAACTGGGCCTCGACTGGGACGCTGTCATCGCGTTGAAGGTCGATTCGATAGTCACCTGA